CCGGCGCCTCGACGGCTGCCCGGCCGACGACTGGTAGGGATGGCATAGGCGCCATGGTGCCTGGACACCAGACGGCCACATGGGACGGCAGCGGAGGCGCCGCCCGGTCAACGGCGTGCCGTGGCCGACTGCCGCAGGCCACGGCTGTGTCGAACGACGATGACCCGCGTTGTGCTGCCACCGCTGCTGCTCACGGGAGAAGCGCCACCGCGCGTGCACGAGCTCGCGGCTGCGCGCTATGCCCCGCTGCTCCCCTTCGTGATTGACGGCGATTCTGTGCTCCAACAAACCCTACCCGCCATTTCTTCCCAGGTTAGTTCTCACCCTCCTCGACCTTCTTTGCATCCTCTACCAGATTTGTCTTACTCACCCATCAGGGAGGTTCTCCTTTGCAGGAAGTGGAAGCCCACCTCTCCCGGCCACTCCTAGGGCCGGTGGCCGCGGGCGCGGCTGCCCCGCTGAGCGCCGACCGCACGCTGCCCCCGGCGCAGGCCATCCTCGCCCCTGCCCTCCGTCCAGACCAGCCCTTGAACcagcgccctcttcttcctcctgtgCACGGTAGGTCCTTCTGCGCCTTTGACGTGCTCGATGGAATGCCAacatacacacacaaaaaaaacatcCTTCGCGCCAACTCCGCCCAAGTTTACCAAATGTTCCTCCGTGTTGTCATGACAATTATCTGTCTTGCTTTGGAGGGCGTCCTTGATTTACTTTTCTGTTTTCCTTACTGCACCAGGTTGTTTGTGAATTTGTATGATGTCTAACATTTATGTTTCGTCCAGTTTATAGTCCAAGTAACGGTTACAGGCCAAGGACTTCTCACGCAGACCAGCCATTTGGACCGCAGACCAACCATTTGGACCTCAGGCAGTTCCATTGTGCGTAAAAAAGGTTTGGTTTCAGTCTCTCTATTTCTGCATTTTTCCTGTATGTACATAAGAGATCCTTCGTTGGTTTCAGTTTGCCATATTGACAATACAGCAATGAACTCTCAAGGAATGCTACTTCATCCATGCCAGCTCCTCATGTACCAATCGCTACATCAGAATCTATCCTACCATCAAATCGATACACGACGACTTATGTTGCCTTCAGGTGATCCATATACTTACAGATATATTAACTCAATAACAAAGCATGCACATATTGTACTCTGTCACAGATATAGATAAGTCAGTGAACATCAAAGGCTAAAGCTACCATAGCgacttttccaaaaaaaatatgaatGCATACAGATATACTTTCTTCTGCACATATCAGATTGTTAGTGATTTTTGGCCTCTATTAATCCCAACCTGCTCACCTAAACTATATTTTCTGGATTCATTGCCTATACCTTTTGTTTCTACGGGATTTACCGCGACAAGATGCTGAAACACGCACCGGATGAAAGGATTGGGAAAAAAGGTAG
Above is a genomic segment from Miscanthus floridulus cultivar M001 chromosome 3, ASM1932011v1, whole genome shotgun sequence containing:
- the LOC136542411 gene encoding uncharacterized protein isoform X4 codes for the protein MTRVVLPPLLLTGEAPPRVHELAAARYAPLLPFVIDGDSVLQQTLPAISSQGGSPLQEVEAHLSRPLLGPVAAGAAAPLSADRTLPPAQAILAPALRPDQPLNQRPLLPPVHVYSPSNGYRPRTSHADQPFGPQTNHLDLRQFHFCHIDNTAMNSQGMLLHPCQLLMYQSLHQNLSYHQIDTRRLMLPSGFTATRC
- the LOC136542411 gene encoding uncharacterized protein isoform X3; this encodes MTRVVLPPLLLTGEAPPRVHELAAARYAPLLPFVIDGDSVLQQTLPAISSQGGSPLQEVEAHLSRPLLGPVAAGAAAPLSADRTLPPAQAILAPALRPDQPLNQRPLLPPVHVYSPSNGYRPRTSHADQPFGPQTNHLDLRQFHFCHIDNTAMNSQGMLLHPCQLLMYQSLHQNLSYHQIDTRRLMLPSDAETRTG
- the LOC136542411 gene encoding uncharacterized protein isoform X2, whose protein sequence is MTRVVLPPLLLTGEAPPRVHELAAARYAPLLPFVIDGDSVLQQTLPAISSQEVEAHLSRPLLGPVAAGAAAPLSADRTLPPAQAILAPALRPDQPLNQRPLLPPVHVYSPSNGYRPRTSHADQPFGPQTNHLDLRQFHFCHIDNTAMNSQGMLLHPCQLLMYQSLHQNLSYHQIDTRRLMLPSGDPYTYRYINSITKHAHIVLCHRYR
- the LOC136542411 gene encoding uncharacterized protein isoform X1; the protein is MTRVVLPPLLLTGEAPPRVHELAAARYAPLLPFVIDGDSVLQQTLPAISSQGGSPLQEVEAHLSRPLLGPVAAGAAAPLSADRTLPPAQAILAPALRPDQPLNQRPLLPPVHVYSPSNGYRPRTSHADQPFGPQTNHLDLRQFHFCHIDNTAMNSQGMLLHPCQLLMYQSLHQNLSYHQIDTRRLMLPSGDPYTYRYINSITKHAHIVLCHRYR